One Apteryx mantelli isolate bAptMan1 chromosome 22, bAptMan1.hap1, whole genome shotgun sequence genomic region harbors:
- the LOC106496102 gene encoding C-C motif chemokine 5-like has product MNISAVSLSIILIAALFSQASSGPIGADTTVCCFSYALRKLPQSHVKDYFYTSSKCPQPAVVFITRKKQQVCANPDARWVKEYVNFLELQ; this is encoded by the exons ATGAATATCTCTGCAGTGTCCCTCTCCATCATCCTCATTGCTGCCCTCTTTTCTCAGGCCTCTTCAGGTCCAA TTGGTGCCGACACCACTGTGTGCTGCTTCAGCTATGCTTTACGGAAGCTCCCCCAGAGTCATGTGAAGGATTATTTCTACACCAGCAGCAAGTGCCCACAGCCAGCAGTTGT GTTCATCACCAGGAAGAAACAGCAGGTCTGTGCAAATCCTGATGCCAGGTGGGTGAAGGAATATGTGAACTTCCTGGAGCTGCAGTGA
- the LOC136993961 gene encoding C-C motif chemokine 4-like yields the protein MKVSVAVFTALLIAASCSQTSSAPDGPDLPNCCFSYTSRKLPKRLILHYYSTSSNCSLPAIVFITKKGRQVCAKPSDTWVLSYLQNLKQN from the exons ATGAAGGTCTCTGTAGCTGTTTTTACTGCTCTTCTCATTGCTGCCTCTTGCTCTCAGACGTCCTCTGCCCCAG ATGGACCCGACCTCCCAAACTGCTGCTTCTCTTATACGTCCCGCAAGCTCCCGAAGAGACTCATCTTGCATTATTACAGCACCAGCAGCAATTGCTCCCTGCCGGCCATTGT GTTTATCACAAAGAAAGGCCGCCAAGTCTGTGCCAAACCCAGTGACACCTGGGTTCTAAGTTATCTGCAAAACTTGAAGCAGAACTGA